Proteins from a genomic interval of Clostridiales bacterium:
- a CDS encoding amino acid ABC transporter ATP-binding protein, translating into MLRIKNLQKAFGDLEVLRGVDLEVAKGEVVVILGPSGSGKSTLLRCVNRLEEPTAGEVWFEDVMVNAPGTNINRVRERVGMVFQSFNLFPHLTAKGNVMVALRKVLRLTANEAACAAVEQLERVGLADKIDYYPIQLSGGQQQRVAIARALAMDPHVMLFDEVTSALDPELVREVLEVMKALARGGMTMMVVTHEMGFARDVADRVIFMDEGLIVEQGTPDEVFDKPVHERTKDFLGHIR; encoded by the coding sequence ATTCTTCGAATCAAGAACCTTCAGAAGGCGTTCGGGGATCTGGAGGTGTTGCGAGGCGTGGATCTTGAGGTAGCGAAAGGCGAGGTCGTCGTCATCCTTGGGCCGTCAGGATCAGGGAAATCTACGCTTCTCAGATGCGTGAACAGACTTGAGGAGCCGACGGCGGGTGAGGTTTGGTTCGAGGACGTCATGGTGAACGCACCAGGGACCAACATCAACCGCGTGCGTGAGCGGGTCGGCATGGTGTTTCAATCGTTCAACCTGTTCCCTCATTTGACAGCCAAGGGGAACGTCATGGTAGCGCTGCGCAAGGTGCTTCGTCTCACGGCGAATGAGGCGGCTTGTGCCGCAGTCGAGCAACTCGAGCGCGTAGGCCTTGCTGACAAAATCGACTATTATCCCATCCAGCTCTCCGGTGGCCAGCAGCAGCGAGTCGCGATTGCGCGGGCGCTCGCGATGGACCCTCACGTGATGCTCTTTGACGAGGTGACTTCGGCCCTCGATCCCGAGCTGGTGCGCGAGGTGCTCGAGGTTATGAAGGCGCTCGCGCGGGGCGGGATGACCATGATGGTTGTCACGCACGAGATGGGCTTCGCCCGCGACGTCGCGGACCGCGTCATCTTCATGGATGAGGGTCTCATCGTCGAGCAGGGGACGCCGGATGAGGTCTTCGACAAACCCGTGCACGAGCGGACAAAAGACTTCCTCGGCCATATCAGGTAG
- a CDS encoding transketolase family protein: MSGRATREAFGETLVELAAEGLNVAAVEADLSKSTTTATFADSFPERFYNAGVAEQNMIGVASGLAVAGNVVFTGSFAVFATGRAYDQVRNTVCYSALNVKLAPTHSGVTVGPDGGSHQMLEDIALMRVLPGMRVLVPADYHAARAALRLAARTPGPFYVRLGRAAVPLIHPEGFELELGRAYVLREGSDITLAACGVMVAEALAAAAQLAEDGVSAEVIDVTSVKPIDAATIVASARKTGAVVTCEEHSVVGGLGSAVCELLSESAPVPVRRVGVRDVFGTSGEPRDLMVHFGLTGSDIASEARAILDARAP; the protein is encoded by the coding sequence GTGAGCGGCCGGGCGACACGGGAGGCGTTTGGGGAGACGCTCGTCGAACTGGCGGCTGAGGGACTCAACGTGGCCGCCGTGGAGGCTGATCTCTCAAAGTCGACTACCACGGCGACGTTTGCCGATTCGTTCCCGGAGAGGTTCTATAACGCTGGCGTCGCGGAGCAAAACATGATCGGCGTCGCTTCAGGTCTCGCGGTAGCGGGCAACGTAGTGTTCACGGGCTCGTTCGCGGTCTTTGCGACCGGCCGGGCGTACGATCAGGTTCGAAACACCGTGTGTTACTCGGCCCTCAACGTCAAGCTGGCACCGACCCACTCAGGTGTCACGGTGGGTCCGGACGGCGGAAGCCACCAGATGCTCGAAGACATCGCCCTCATGCGGGTTCTCCCTGGCATGCGCGTACTCGTCCCTGCCGACTACCATGCCGCGCGAGCCGCCTTGAGGCTCGCGGCACGGACGCCCGGTCCATTCTATGTCCGTCTCGGCAGGGCGGCGGTGCCCCTCATTCATCCGGAGGGCTTCGAGCTTGAGCTCGGTCGCGCCTACGTCCTGCGCGAAGGTTCGGACATCACCCTGGCGGCGTGCGGCGTGATGGTTGCCGAGGCGCTTGCGGCAGCCGCTCAGCTCGCCGAAGACGGCGTGAGTGCGGAGGTGATCGACGTTACGAGCGTCAAACCGATCGATGCCGCCACGATAGTCGCATCCGCGCGCAAGACGGGGGCGGTGGTCACGTGCGAGGAGCACTCGGTGGTTGGTGGGCTCGGCTCGGCGGTGTGTGAGCTGCTTTCCGAGAGCGCACCGGTTCCCGTTCGCAGAGTAGGCGTGCGGGATGTGTTTGGGACGTCGGGTGAGCCGAGGGATCTGATGGTCCATTTTGGGCTTACCGGTTCAGATATCGCATCTGAGGCGCGCGCGATTTTGGATGCGCGTGCTCCGTGA
- the prfB gene encoding peptide chain release factor 2: MIQDRTHEIATLRERVTTMAEYLNIDAKRADVVKLEARAAEPGFWDDQNEAQGVMARASELREEVKTYEDLLAAVEDAQAANELALSEGDREMAAEVDRAIAGVERDMVSLEVSSWFTGEFDSGDAIVTITPGQGGLEAQDWSEMLLKMYLKYAESKRWKIDIHDAPEGVELGIDRAVFTVHGRNAYGMFSAEAGVHRLVRISPTDEKKRRQTTFAGVEVLPVLPQDIEVDVRDEDIRVDVYRSSGPGGQSVNTTDSAVRITHIPTGTVVTCQNEKSQTKNKETAMTILRSRLYEIEEQKRREELETLRGEKRDITFGSQIRSYVLYPYQMVKDHRTEIETGNVDAVLDGSLDGFVVGYHRWRVGREQRVAAGSGS, translated from the coding sequence ATGATCCAGGACCGCACACATGAGATTGCGACCCTGCGGGAACGGGTCACCACGATGGCGGAGTACCTCAACATCGACGCGAAGCGCGCTGATGTCGTGAAACTCGAGGCGCGCGCCGCGGAGCCTGGATTCTGGGACGACCAAAACGAGGCGCAGGGTGTCATGGCGCGCGCCTCGGAGCTTCGCGAGGAGGTCAAGACGTACGAGGATCTTCTCGCCGCGGTGGAAGACGCGCAGGCCGCTAACGAGCTGGCGCTCTCCGAAGGTGACCGGGAGATGGCCGCCGAGGTGGACCGGGCGATCGCCGGTGTCGAGCGAGACATGGTGTCCCTCGAGGTTTCATCGTGGTTCACCGGCGAGTTTGATTCCGGCGACGCGATCGTGACGATCACTCCTGGGCAAGGCGGCCTCGAAGCTCAAGACTGGAGCGAGATGCTGCTCAAGATGTATCTCAAGTACGCCGAGTCGAAGCGCTGGAAGATCGATATACACGACGCGCCGGAAGGCGTGGAACTCGGGATCGACCGTGCCGTGTTCACGGTACATGGACGCAACGCATACGGTATGTTCTCGGCGGAGGCCGGTGTGCATCGACTCGTGCGGATCAGTCCTACAGACGAAAAGAAACGAAGGCAGACGACTTTCGCTGGCGTAGAGGTCTTGCCGGTACTGCCCCAAGATATCGAGGTCGACGTGCGCGACGAGGATATCCGCGTAGATGTCTACCGTTCCAGCGGGCCCGGCGGGCAGTCGGTGAACACGACCGACTCGGCGGTTCGGATAACACACATCCCCACGGGCACCGTCGTCACATGCCAAAACGAGAAGAGTCAAACTAAGAACAAAGAAACAGCGATGACGATCTTAAGATCGCGTCTGTACGAGATCGAGGAGCAGAAGCGTCGCGAGGAACTCGAGACGCTTCGCGGCGAGAAGCGTGACATCACCTTTGGCAGCCAGATCCGCAGCTACGTGCTGTACCCGTATCAGATGGTGAAGGATCACAGAACCGAGATCGAGACCGGCAATGTCGATGCCGTTCTCGATGGGAGCCTCGACGGGTTCGTCGTTGGCTATCACCGATGGCGCGTCGGCAGAGAGCAGCGTGTGGCCGCAGGGTCCGGATCGTGA
- the raiA gene encoding ribosome-associated translation inhibitor RaiA produces MKLIIKGRRMAVTDAIHTYAEEKIGRVSKILDGDHMTTEVELFVEKNPSIEKSQVAEVTVWTKGPIIRAREAAPDMYAAIDLVSEKLERQFRKYKGKMKDRHSAKAPMPPMPEAASLADEQPEPAIVKSKVLEIKPMTPEEAMLQLELLGHDFFVFTSAETDTVNVLYRRHDGDYGLIEPRVG; encoded by the coding sequence ATGAAACTCATCATCAAAGGTCGTCGCATGGCGGTCACTGACGCGATTCATACCTATGCCGAGGAGAAGATTGGCCGGGTCAGCAAGATCCTTGACGGTGATCATATGACCACCGAGGTTGAGCTTTTCGTCGAGAAGAACCCGTCGATAGAGAAGAGTCAGGTCGCGGAAGTCACCGTCTGGACAAAGGGGCCTATCATCCGGGCGAGGGAGGCCGCGCCGGACATGTATGCGGCAATCGATCTCGTCTCAGAAAAGCTTGAGAGGCAGTTTCGCAAGTACAAGGGCAAGATGAAGGATCGTCACTCGGCGAAGGCACCGATGCCACCGATGCCGGAGGCGGCTTCGCTCGCCGATGAACAGCCAGAGCCCGCGATCGTCAAGAGCAAAGTTCTCGAGATCAAGCCCATGACCCCCGAAGAGGCGATGCTGCAGCTCGAACTGCTCGGCCACGACTTCTTCGTTTTCACATCCGCCGAGACTGACACGGTCAACGTATTGTACCGGCGTCATGATGGTGACTACGGCCTTATCGAGCCACGAGTTGGATAG
- the ftsE gene encoding cell division ATP-binding protein FtsE gives MITMRNVSKSYNADRPALHDVDVEIEQGEFVFLVGHSGSGKSTFIRLLQRELLPTRGQIIVAGQDVVKLKSWKVPYLRRNIGCVFQDFKLLPNKTSYENVAFALEVIGKSRHVIRTQVPEVLRLVGLEDKVGSYPDELSGGEQQRVSIARAFVNRPPILLADEPTGNLDPATSLGIMSLFNRINKTGTTVLVATHDREMVDSMRKRVIALENGSVVRDQHRGVYGYGD, from the coding sequence ATGATTACCATGCGCAACGTCAGCAAGAGCTACAACGCTGACCGGCCTGCGCTTCACGATGTTGATGTGGAAATCGAACAGGGCGAGTTCGTGTTCCTGGTCGGACACTCCGGTTCAGGCAAGTCCACGTTTATCCGCTTGCTCCAGCGTGAGCTGCTGCCCACAAGGGGCCAGATCATCGTTGCCGGGCAAGACGTCGTAAAGCTCAAGAGCTGGAAGGTGCCCTATCTGCGACGCAATATCGGGTGCGTGTTTCAGGACTTCAAACTGCTCCCCAACAAGACCTCCTATGAGAACGTGGCGTTCGCGCTCGAGGTCATCGGCAAGTCGAGGCACGTGATCAGGACCCAGGTGCCCGAGGTGTTGCGGCTTGTCGGGCTTGAGGACAAGGTGGGGTCGTACCCTGATGAGCTTTCCGGTGGCGAGCAGCAGCGCGTCTCGATCGCGCGCGCGTTTGTCAACAGACCCCCGATCCTGCTTGCCGATGAGCCCACAGGGAACCTCGATCCGGCGACGTCGCTGGGAATCATGAGTCTGTTCAACCGCATCAACAAGACGGGGACGACGGTTCTTGTCGCCACCCACGATCGGGAGATGGTCGACTCGATGCGCAAGCGCGTGATCGCCCTCGAGAACGGAAGTGTCGTCCGCGACCAGCATCGAGGAGTCTACGGTTATGGCGATTAA
- the secA gene encoding preprotein translocase subunit SecA, which produces MASILARLFTMGEGRQLRQFETVAAQINALEPDLERLSDAEIRARTQEFRSRVSAGAALDELLPEAFATCREAARRSLGMRHFDVQLIGGMVLDSGQIAEMKTGEGKTLVATLAAYLNALAGNGVHIVTVNDYLAKRDSEWMGQVYRFLGMEVGLIQAQMEPARRKPAYEADITYGTNSEFGFDYLRDNMVVRPENRVQRGRHFAIVDEVDSILIDEARTPLIISGAGTKSADTYKQFARVVPRLRPDVDFELDEAKRTVAPTEEGINKIEQAIGIENIYDDPSGKLVNHLQQALKAQFLFKKDVDYVVKDGEVMIVDEFTGRLMYGRRYSEGLHQAIEAKEKQHVREENQTLATITLQNYFRMYEKLAGMTGTAVTEDSEFREIYKLPVMVVPTNMPMVRDDRDDLIYRTVEAKFSAVADEIAERNRVGQPCLVGTISIENSERLSRLLAKQGIKHEVLNAKHHEREAQIIAQAGRLRSVTIATNMAGRGTDIILGGNPEYLVDEVLRERGVQPEDASDEQRADALRAAKTITAAEHDQVVAAGGLAVIGTERHDSRRIDNQLRGRSGRQGDPGLSQFYLSLGDDLMRLFGGDRMDRISRFMEKTDIPDDMPIQAGLVSKAIESAQRQVEAMNFAARKHVLEYDDVMNKQREVIYQERNRILDGKDIHGRVEEMVREVVLAGVLEYCPEAAYAEEWEWDGMATWYRDLTGVDTALRHKGVIENPHELAEELIEEALAVFQAREVDLGPENLRELERQVMLRVIDTRWMEHLLEMDYLKDGIGLRAMGQRDPLVEYKNEAYHMFTALVASINEDFLRTLFRIQVMRPLEQIADDSAVRDVSYSAPSESTIFSGAAQAAAMAAGPAGPSPDAIAAASAAAGGGAKVATVVKDKEDPYANVGRNDPCPCGSGKKYKKCHGANA; this is translated from the coding sequence ATGGCTAGCATCCTCGCCAGACTGTTTACGATGGGCGAAGGCCGTCAACTCAGACAGTTCGAGACGGTCGCCGCTCAGATTAACGCTCTCGAACCCGACCTTGAGCGGTTGTCCGATGCGGAGATTCGCGCGCGTACGCAGGAGTTTCGTTCCCGTGTCAGCGCGGGTGCCGCACTCGACGAACTCTTGCCCGAAGCGTTTGCCACATGCCGGGAAGCCGCTCGCCGCTCGCTCGGCATGCGCCACTTCGACGTACAACTCATCGGTGGCATGGTGCTCGACTCTGGGCAGATCGCCGAGATGAAGACGGGCGAAGGTAAGACGCTCGTCGCGACACTCGCCGCGTACCTCAACGCACTAGCCGGTAATGGTGTTCACATCGTGACGGTCAACGATTACCTTGCGAAACGTGACAGTGAGTGGATGGGACAAGTATACCGGTTCCTCGGCATGGAGGTCGGTCTCATCCAGGCGCAGATGGAGCCCGCACGGCGCAAGCCAGCGTATGAGGCGGACATCACGTACGGTACCAACTCGGAGTTCGGTTTCGATTACCTGCGTGACAACATGGTTGTCAGACCCGAGAACCGGGTGCAGCGAGGTCGCCATTTCGCCATCGTCGACGAAGTCGACTCGATTCTCATCGACGAGGCAAGGACGCCGCTCATCATCTCGGGCGCGGGCACCAAGTCCGCCGATACGTACAAGCAGTTTGCACGGGTGGTGCCACGGCTTCGTCCTGACGTCGATTTCGAACTTGATGAAGCCAAGCGAACGGTTGCTCCTACTGAGGAAGGCATCAACAAGATCGAGCAAGCCATCGGCATCGAGAACATCTACGATGACCCGAGCGGCAAGCTGGTCAACCACCTCCAGCAAGCGCTCAAGGCGCAGTTTCTCTTCAAGAAGGACGTTGATTACGTCGTCAAGGATGGCGAAGTAATGATCGTCGACGAGTTCACTGGCCGCCTGATGTACGGTCGCCGTTACTCGGAAGGCTTGCACCAGGCCATCGAGGCAAAGGAAAAGCAGCACGTCCGTGAGGAGAACCAGACCCTCGCGACGATCACGCTGCAAAACTACTTCCGCATGTACGAGAAGCTTGCCGGAATGACCGGCACCGCGGTGACCGAGGACTCCGAGTTCCGTGAGATTTACAAGTTGCCGGTCATGGTGGTGCCTACCAACATGCCAATGGTTCGCGATGATCGCGACGATTTGATCTACCGCACGGTTGAGGCGAAATTCTCCGCAGTCGCAGATGAGATAGCCGAGCGCAACCGTGTCGGACAACCGTGTCTCGTTGGCACGATATCGATCGAGAACTCAGAGCGCCTCTCTCGGCTTCTGGCGAAACAAGGCATTAAGCATGAGGTACTCAACGCGAAACACCATGAGCGTGAGGCTCAAATCATCGCGCAGGCCGGAAGACTCCGCTCGGTCACGATAGCCACCAACATGGCTGGCCGAGGAACCGACATCATACTTGGCGGGAATCCCGAGTACTTAGTTGATGAGGTATTGCGAGAGCGAGGAGTTCAGCCGGAGGACGCGAGCGATGAGCAGCGCGCTGATGCGCTGCGCGCCGCCAAGACGATCACCGCCGCGGAGCACGACCAGGTGGTCGCCGCGGGCGGTCTGGCGGTTATCGGCACCGAGCGTCACGACTCCCGCCGAATCGACAACCAGCTTCGGGGCCGCTCAGGACGCCAAGGTGACCCGGGGTTGTCGCAGTTCTACCTGTCACTCGGCGATGATCTGATGCGCCTGTTTGGCGGTGACCGGATGGATCGCATCTCGCGGTTCATGGAGAAGACCGACATTCCAGACGACATGCCGATACAGGCGGGGCTCGTGAGTAAGGCCATTGAGAGCGCCCAGCGTCAGGTTGAAGCGATGAACTTCGCTGCTCGCAAGCACGTCTTGGAATACGACGACGTCATGAACAAGCAGCGTGAGGTGATCTACCAGGAGCGCAACCGGATCCTGGACGGCAAGGACATCCACGGCAGGGTTGAGGAGATGGTGCGCGAGGTCGTGCTAGCCGGCGTGCTCGAGTACTGCCCCGAGGCGGCGTACGCCGAGGAGTGGGAGTGGGACGGGATGGCCACGTGGTACCGGGACCTCACCGGGGTCGACACCGCGCTGCGCCACAAGGGTGTGATCGAGAATCCCCACGAGCTTGCCGAGGAGCTGATCGAGGAGGCGCTCGCCGTCTTCCAGGCGAGAGAGGTTGATCTTGGTCCGGAGAACCTGCGTGAGCTCGAGCGGCAGGTGATGTTGCGCGTCATCGACACACGCTGGATGGAGCATCTCCTTGAGATGGATTACCTCAAAGATGGCATTGGCTTGAGGGCCATGGGGCAGCGTGATCCTCTCGTCGAGTACAAGAACGAGGCCTATCACATGTTCACCGCGCTCGTGGCGAGCATCAACGAGGACTTTCTGCGGACTCTCTTCCGCATCCAGGTGATGCGCCCGCTCGAGCAGATAGCGGATGACTCGGCGGTTAGGGACGTTTCGTACTCGGCTCCATCGGAGTCGACGATCTTCTCTGGCGCGGCACAGGCGGCCGCGATGGCCGCGGGCCCCGCTGGTCCTTCACCGGACGCCATAGCGGCGGCAAGCGCCGCGGCCGGAGGCGGCGCCAAGGTCGCCACGGTGGTCAAGGACAAGGAGGATCCGTACGCGAACGTGGGCCGTAACGATCCTTGTCCGTGCGGGAGCGGAAAGAAATACAAGAAGTGCCACGGGGCGAACGCATAG
- a CDS encoding HD-GYP domain-containing protein, which produces MSERALRLFRRYSIAVAALGVACFAVSLFLMPLPWHSSLLLLAAAAVLAENAALVLSRGLVASLAFPLSVAANVMLGPSAAGLVALCSAANLDDVRQRTSPLVVAFNTGQVVLAHVGSGWLYLVVGGRPLWSEPHGAQPFASGDFPEVILPLFALGVFASVANAFLVVLGYTIRSGSSLSSVWDRHMGALFPMQLSLTVVGVSIAQVMAVHVAGLALFLFPLLVSRQVYERYAALKRSYLDTVRSLVAALEAKDPYTAGHSERVAQYSSAIAKSLGLSDKRAEQLELAAQLHDLGKVGIPNEILSKPGRLTTAEFDLVRQHPVVGADLVDNVHGFADLVPAIRYHHERYDGQGYCAGLSGLEIPLEARILAVADSFDAMTSSRAYRAAMSIEEALAELTRCAGSQYDPLVVEHFLTSWSSVRPEVSS; this is translated from the coding sequence ATGAGTGAGCGTGCCCTTCGCCTGTTCAGGCGGTATTCGATCGCGGTGGCCGCTCTAGGTGTCGCCTGCTTCGCCGTGTCCCTGTTCCTGATGCCATTGCCGTGGCACTCGTCCCTTCTGCTGCTCGCAGCCGCCGCTGTCCTTGCCGAGAATGCCGCGTTGGTGTTGTCACGCGGACTGGTGGCGTCACTCGCGTTTCCGTTGTCAGTTGCCGCTAACGTCATGCTGGGGCCATCCGCGGCAGGTCTGGTGGCCCTTTGCTCAGCTGCGAATCTTGACGACGTCAGGCAACGCACATCACCCCTTGTAGTAGCGTTCAATACCGGACAGGTTGTGCTGGCTCATGTAGGATCCGGGTGGCTCTATCTTGTGGTCGGCGGCAGGCCCCTGTGGAGCGAACCGCACGGCGCCCAGCCGTTCGCATCAGGTGACTTTCCAGAAGTCATACTGCCGCTCTTCGCGCTAGGTGTCTTTGCCTCGGTGGCGAATGCGTTCTTGGTGGTGTTGGGATATACGATCAGGAGCGGTTCATCACTGTCTTCAGTGTGGGATCGGCATATGGGCGCGTTGTTTCCCATGCAGTTGTCACTGACGGTAGTGGGCGTGTCGATAGCACAGGTCATGGCGGTGCACGTGGCCGGTCTCGCGCTGTTCTTGTTCCCCCTTCTTGTCTCACGTCAGGTATACGAGAGATACGCCGCGCTGAAGCGATCCTACCTTGACACCGTACGATCACTAGTTGCCGCTCTTGAAGCCAAGGACCCGTATACGGCCGGCCATTCAGAACGGGTCGCACAATACTCATCCGCGATCGCCAAGTCACTTGGATTGTCTGATAAGCGTGCGGAGCAGCTTGAGCTTGCCGCACAACTCCACGATCTCGGCAAAGTAGGAATACCGAACGAGATTCTGTCAAAACCCGGCCGTCTGACGACTGCGGAGTTCGATCTCGTCAGACAGCATCCCGTGGTCGGCGCGGATCTGGTTGACAACGTTCACGGATTCGCCGATCTCGTTCCGGCCATCCGCTATCATCACGAGCGCTATGACGGTCAGGGCTACTGCGCTGGACTCTCTGGTTTGGAGATTCCGCTAGAGGCAAGAATTCTCGCGGTTGCCGATAGTTTCGACGCGATGACGTCGTCAAGGGCATACCGTGCCGCTATGTCGATCGAAGAGGCCCTGGCTGAGCTGACGCGGTGCGCAGGGAGTCAGTATGACCCGCTCGTCGTGGAGCACTTCCTCACGAGCTGGTCATCGGTACGGCCGGAGGTTTCATCGTGA
- a CDS encoding transketolase, giving the protein MSARTIDRARVIAAATRMRIDIVEMIAAAGSGHPGGSLSAADIVATLYFGLLKHDPAQPGDPDRDRFVLSKGHAAPVLYAALAEAGYFGREHLGTLRALGSMLQGHPDSKKTPGVEISTGSLGQGLSVACGIALGLRGGSADARTVYCLLGDGECQEGQVWEAAMFAAHYRLGNLVAIVDHNGLQIDGACSEVMCLGTIADKFAAFGWEVDECDGHDIDAIVTALTRVRRDPVRPGALIAHTVKGRGVSFMEGDAGWHGRAPTPEQAQAAIEELTAAAVQKGANL; this is encoded by the coding sequence ATGAGTGCGCGCACCATCGACCGTGCACGGGTGATTGCGGCCGCCACTCGCATGCGGATCGACATCGTCGAGATGATCGCCGCTGCGGGATCGGGTCATCCAGGCGGTTCACTCTCGGCGGCGGACATCGTTGCCACGTTGTACTTCGGCCTGCTAAAGCATGACCCGGCACAGCCTGGCGACCCTGATCGTGATCGTTTCGTGCTCTCGAAAGGCCACGCGGCGCCAGTGCTTTACGCGGCGCTTGCCGAGGCGGGCTACTTTGGGCGCGAGCATCTAGGTACGCTTCGAGCACTCGGCTCTATGCTTCAGGGTCATCCCGACAGCAAGAAGACTCCGGGTGTAGAGATATCTACGGGATCACTCGGGCAGGGGCTGTCCGTCGCATGCGGCATCGCGCTCGGTCTTCGCGGCGGGTCAGCAGACGCCCGTACCGTTTACTGTCTTCTCGGCGATGGGGAGTGCCAGGAAGGGCAGGTCTGGGAGGCCGCGATGTTCGCGGCGCACTACCGCCTCGGCAACCTTGTCGCGATTGTGGATCACAACGGACTCCAGATCGATGGCGCCTGTAGTGAAGTCATGTGCCTCGGCACGATTGCCGATAAGTTCGCAGCGTTTGGCTGGGAGGTGGACGAGTGCGACGGGCACGACATCGACGCCATCGTGACGGCGCTCACGCGCGTTCGCCGCGATCCGGTTCGTCCCGGTGCGCTCATCGCCCATACAGTAAAAGGCAGGGGTGTGTCGTTCATGGAGGGTGACGCTGGATGGCACGGTAGGGCGCCCACACCCGAGCAGGCTCAGGCGGCGATCGAGGAGCTTACTGCCGCCGCTGTTCAGAAAGGAGCGAACCTGTGA
- a CDS encoding YitT family protein, with product MVPALDRMHPGRVLKHRPVRDYTWMTAGLVLTAWALNAFLIPNKLAAGGVSGLATVIHYAVLESGIALPIGMMMLVMNAGLLVFALRVRGWRYAAKTIYGIVVLSVCVDLLAPVTPHLAKSDYLLAALYGGALTGLGIGMVFKAGGNTGGTDIVAQLLSRRISLGQGQLLLAVDAFVIMLAALQFGPELALYGAVAVFVMGSTIDLVLEGVSVEKAAFIISEHSGRIGEAILHEMGRGATAIAARGMYSGTPREMIFVVVSRKEIDTLKQLVNNIDRGAMLIISDVHETIGEGFKEMGV from the coding sequence GTGGTTCCCGCACTCGATCGCATGCACCCTGGGCGAGTTCTCAAGCATCGGCCGGTCCGCGATTACACGTGGATGACGGCAGGCCTGGTTCTGACGGCATGGGCGCTCAACGCGTTTCTCATTCCAAACAAGCTCGCTGCGGGCGGGGTGTCAGGTCTTGCCACCGTCATCCACTACGCTGTGCTCGAATCGGGTATCGCTCTTCCGATCGGGATGATGATGCTCGTCATGAACGCTGGCCTGTTGGTGTTCGCGCTGCGTGTGCGCGGCTGGCGGTACGCGGCCAAGACGATCTACGGAATCGTAGTGCTGTCTGTGTGCGTCGATCTGCTCGCGCCGGTCACACCGCACCTCGCCAAGAGTGATTACCTGCTCGCAGCGCTCTACGGCGGCGCCCTCACTGGGTTGGGCATAGGGATGGTGTTCAAGGCGGGTGGCAATACCGGCGGGACGGATATCGTCGCGCAGCTGTTGTCGCGCAGGATCTCTCTCGGTCAGGGTCAACTGCTACTTGCCGTCGACGCGTTCGTCATTATGTTGGCGGCGCTCCAATTCGGCCCCGAACTGGCCTTGTACGGTGCCGTCGCCGTGTTCGTGATGGGTTCGACCATCGATTTGGTCCTTGAGGGCGTGTCAGTTGAGAAGGCGGCATTCATCATTTCGGAGCACTCGGGGCGTATCGGGGAGGCGATCTTGCACGAGATGGGCAGGGGCGCAACAGCGATCGCGGCCCGCGGCATGTACTCTGGCACTCCGCGGGAGATGATCTTCGTGGTCGTCTCTCGTAAGGAGATCGACACGCTAAAGCAGCTCGTAAACAACATCGATCGTGGAGCGATGCTCATCATCTCCGATGTGCATGAGACGATTGGTGAGGGCTTCAAAGAGATGGGAGTCTAA
- a CDS encoding DUF5317 domain-containing protein, translating into MILAVAVIFALLAVVALGGSFSSLRSARLQHEVWLPVGVGVQVLGPRLSPESPFVAALTWVLGGLIVIAVSFANRRVFGFWLVGLGVMCNAAVILLNGGMPVSVAALGYLGVYDSGELFSTVNPMYHPADAGSVLTVLADVLPIPGPALMRTVVSLGDVLLMVGVVSVILEMSGASGRFGRFSRTGMRAQGQ; encoded by the coding sequence GTGATACTTGCCGTTGCGGTAATTTTTGCCCTGCTCGCTGTTGTGGCGCTCGGGGGCAGTTTCAGCTCGCTACGATCAGCGCGCCTTCAGCATGAAGTCTGGCTACCTGTGGGTGTAGGGGTACAGGTGCTGGGTCCAAGACTGTCACCGGAATCCCCCTTTGTGGCCGCGCTCACCTGGGTGCTCGGTGGGTTGATTGTGATTGCCGTCTCGTTTGCTAACCGCAGGGTCTTTGGATTTTGGCTTGTCGGGCTCGGTGTTATGTGCAACGCGGCCGTGATCCTCTTAAACGGAGGCATGCCTGTATCGGTGGCCGCACTTGGCTACCTCGGCGTCTACGATTCGGGGGAGCTGTTCTCGACAGTCAACCCGATGTACCATCCCGCCGATGCTGGCAGTGTGCTTACGGTGCTTGCGGACGTGCTGCCGATTCCCGGACCTGCCCTGATGCGCACGGTGGTGAGTCTTGGTGACGTGCTTCTCATGGTTGGAGTGGTCAGCGTGATTCTTGAGATGAGCGGCGCCTCCGGGCGTTTTGGAAGATTTTCACGAACAGGGATGCGCGCGCAGGGTCAGTGA